One genomic window of Streptomonospora nanhaiensis includes the following:
- a CDS encoding ABC transporter ATP-binding protein, which yields MNGQVLRMRGVTVRRGEAELLHEVEWTVEEDERWVVLGPNGAGKTSLLSVAAAQLAPDSGEVAVLGEDLAEADTTELRSLVGFASSAVANRIPDSALSLDLVISASYGYLGRFGEEYGTVDLGRGRALLARWGAAHLAERRYGTLSEGERKRVLIARALMADPELLLLDEPAAGVDLAGREDLLRRLSTLADDIDAPALVIVSHHVEEIPPGFTHVLMMREGRVVAAGPLEYELTGENLSEAFGMPLKVDRDGDRWSARAV from the coding sequence ATGAACGGCCAGGTGCTGCGCATGCGCGGCGTGACGGTGCGCCGCGGCGAGGCGGAGCTGCTGCACGAGGTGGAGTGGACCGTCGAGGAGGACGAGCGCTGGGTGGTGCTCGGCCCCAACGGCGCGGGCAAGACGTCGCTGCTCAGCGTGGCCGCCGCGCAGCTGGCGCCCGACTCCGGCGAGGTCGCCGTGCTGGGCGAGGACCTCGCCGAGGCCGACACCACCGAGCTGCGCAGCCTGGTCGGGTTCGCCAGTTCGGCGGTGGCCAACCGGATTCCCGACTCCGCGCTGTCGCTGGACCTCGTGATCAGCGCGTCCTACGGCTACCTGGGCCGGTTCGGCGAGGAGTACGGCACCGTGGACCTGGGCCGGGGCCGGGCGCTGCTGGCCCGCTGGGGCGCGGCGCACCTGGCCGAGCGCCGCTACGGCACGCTGTCGGAGGGCGAGCGCAAGCGGGTGCTGATCGCCCGGGCGCTGATGGCCGACCCCGAGCTGCTGCTGCTGGACGAGCCGGCGGCGGGCGTGGACCTGGCCGGGCGCGAGGACCTGCTGCGCCGGCTGAGCACGCTGGCCGACGACATCGACGCCCCCGCGCTGGTGATCGTGTCCCACCACGTCGAGGAGATCCCGCCGGGGTTCACCCACGTGCTGATGATGCGCGAGGGGCGGGTCGTGGCGGCGGGTCCGCTGGAGTACGAGCTGACCGGCGAGAACCTGAGCGAGGCGTTCGGGATGCCGCTGAAGGTCGACCGCGACGGCGACCGGTGGAGCGCGCGGGCCGTGTGA
- a CDS encoding DUF1707 SHOCT-like domain-containing protein, with translation MNDTAPAFAHGQALPHLRASDADRDRVAEVLSTALSEGRLTHDEHSERLDALYAAKTLGELAPLTQDLPAAAGAGARHDLGGLTRSPEGVENIRSVLGAAERKGRWLVEPRTNVSVVLGSVSLDMREAVLSQREVTVQSALMFSTLEVVVPPGVRVVSRMRDTLSTVELKTREDPAVPAPPTVVLEGGAWLSTVTVRTKEPKSGRWGR, from the coding sequence ATGAACGACACGGCACCGGCTTTCGCCCACGGACAGGCCCTCCCCCACCTCCGCGCCTCCGACGCCGACCGCGACCGCGTTGCCGAGGTCCTGTCGACCGCGCTGAGCGAGGGCCGCCTCACCCACGACGAGCACTCCGAGCGCCTGGACGCGCTTTATGCCGCCAAGACCCTGGGCGAACTCGCGCCGCTGACCCAGGACCTCCCCGCGGCGGCCGGCGCCGGCGCGCGCCACGACCTCGGCGGCCTGACGCGCTCCCCCGAGGGGGTGGAGAACATCCGCTCCGTCCTGGGCGCCGCCGAGCGCAAAGGCCGCTGGCTGGTCGAGCCCCGCACCAACGTGTCGGTGGTGCTGGGCAGCGTCTCCCTGGACATGCGCGAGGCCGTGCTGTCCCAGCGCGAGGTCACCGTGCAGAGCGCGCTGATGTTCAGCACCCTGGAGGTCGTCGTGCCGCCGGGCGTGCGGGTCGTCAGCCGGATGAGGGACACCCTCAGCACCGTTGAACTGAAGACCCGCGAGGACCCGGCCGTGCCCGCGCCGCCCACCGTGGTGCTGGAGGGAGGCGCCTGGCTGTCCACCGTCACGGTGCGCACCAAGGAGCCCAAGTCCGGGCGCTGGGGCCGCTGA